The following are encoded together in the Glycine max cultivar Williams 82 chromosome 8, Glycine_max_v4.0, whole genome shotgun sequence genome:
- the LOC100790661 gene encoding LOW QUALITY PROTEIN: probable transmembrane ascorbate ferrireductase 3 (The sequence of the model RefSeq protein was modified relative to this genomic sequence to represent the inferred CDS: inserted 1 base in 1 codon), which yields MNSYSTTILAHLFGLLALILLLVWXLHYREGIEYDSQNPLRVFNVHPFMMFFGFIFLIGLAILSHQTVPGSHETRKIIHLTLHFIAIILGIVGLCAVFKFYDMVNWEDVTSLHSWIGIGTFCLVGLQWLMGLGFMLQGSAQSRSTMAPWHVAAGRALFFMAICAALTGLMEKYTMIKLVTHHRESHLINFTGLAILLFGVFVDMSVGLPRYA from the exons ATGAATTCATACAGTACCACAATTTTGGCACACTTATTTGGCCTTCTTGCTCTAATCCTTTTGCTTGTTT TGCTGCATTATCGTGAGGGCATTGAATATGATTCTCAAAATCCACTTCGTGTTTTCAAT GTTCACCCTTTTATGATGTTCTTCGGATTCATTTTCCTTATTGGTCTAG CAATACTGTCACACCAAACGGTGCCAGGATCACATGAAACACGCAAGATAATTCACTTGACACTTCATTTCATAGCTATAATTCTTGGGATTGTTGGTTTATGTGCCGTTTTCAAGTTCTATGATATGGTGAACTGGGAGGACGTAACCAGCCTCCATTCATGGATTGGCATTGGCACCTTTTGCTTGGTTGGCTTGCAG TGGCTTATGGGACTGGGGTTTATGCTTCAAGGATCAGCACAATCAAGGAGTACAATGGCCCCATGGCACGTAGCAGCTGGTAGAGCACTATTTTTCATGGCAATTTGTGCTGCACTAACAGGGTTGATGGAGAAGTACACTATGATAAAACTCGTCACACACCATAGAGAATCTCATTTGATCAACTTCACGGGTCTTGCAATTCTCTTGTTTGGAGTCTTTGTGGATATGTCAGTGGGTTTGCCACGTTATGCATGA
- the LOC100791188 gene encoding protein OBERON 3 isoform X2, giving the protein MIGSKDRSADFEGENSRSKLSRHNFEANKEYPDEKGVEFLRDSSEVGGCGGSSGLQELTLSYLCDNPKFNLAEKEIPGKSLLEKMSHKGKEVVVCENSYQDGKWVERDFLSLSEPREDSSKRSLEEVVERESNREKKPKLEILNLSLALPDVSLSLTASNALQNGGDHQQQVRTNPCRPSSTTHTSYSNDYTAASLSYSYSHPFSHNPSCSLTHNSTDMFDYSVSKDDQIWNCGEGTNGSVHSRFKPIRDGLVGLSNHGGGGGISSFMQELPARPRFEAQSGDSRGRNSENLRVLDDGKARKISRPERIVREIVSESIPVMTLTIQELTDDVIASTKEYLRNLIEKPEKKEELVSLQSRLERRSDLTKESLSKCHKVQLEVLVAVKMGLASFLSSQIQLSEMVEVFLFKRCRNVTCKHLLPVDDCDCKICSGNKGFCSSCMCPVCLNFDCASNTCSWIGCDVCSHWCHATCGIQRNLIKPGPSLKGPSGTSEMQFHCIGCGHASEMFGFVKDVFVCCAKDWGLETLMKELDCVRKIFMGSEDRKGKELHVKTDDMLLKLQTRMISPSDASSYIMQYFSYADSMPDFPASGISSKDLSASQSNLTKDTPSLSKPNSLLPKYGYDMGYSRSHPDAMSCDLLQKDLKASILSELKNEADFHLGALLRKGGLESLESIVRIKEAEARMFQTKADEARREAEGFQRMIRTKTAQMEEEYAEKLSKLCLHETEETQRKKLDELKVLENSYFDYYKMKKRMQDEIDGLLRRMEATKQQWV; this is encoded by the exons ATGATTGGAAGTAAAGATCGTTCTGCTGACTTTGAAGGTGAGAACTCCAGGAGCAAGCTTTCAAGGCACAATTTTGAGGCCAACAAGGAGTACCCAGATGAAAAAGGTGTTGAATTTCTGAGGGATTCATCAGAAGTGGGTGGTTGTGGTGGCAGCTCAGGGTTGCAAGAGTTGACCCTCAGCTACCTTTGTGACAACCCAAAATTCAATCTTGCTGAGAAAGAGATTCCTGGTAAAAGCTTGTTGGAGAAAATGAGCCACAAAGGTAAAGAGGTTGTGGTATGTGAGAATTCATATCAAGATGGGAAATGGGTGGAAAGAGATTTCCTCAGCCTGAGTGAGCCAAGAGAAGATTCTTCAAAGAGATCCCTTGAGGAAGTTGTTGAGAGAGAGAGTAATAGGGAGAAGAAGCCAAAATTAGAGATTCTCAACCTCTCTCTTGCTTTGCCTGATGTGTCACTTTCCCTCACAGCCTCAAACGCCTTGCAAAACGGTGGTGATCATCAACAACAAGTTAGGACTAATCCTTGCAGGCCATCATCCACTACTCACACTTCATATTCCAATGACTACACTGCAGCTTCTTTGTCTTACTCTTATTCCCACCCTTTCTCTCACAACCCAAGTTGTTCACTCACCCACAATTCAACTGATATGTTTGATTACTCAGTGAGCAAAGATGACCAAATTTGGAACTGTGGAGAGGGAACTAATGGCTCAGTGCATAGTAGGTTCAAGCCAATTAGAGATGGCTTGGTTGGTTTATCCAaccatggtggtggtggtggtattAGTTCCTTTATGCAAG AGTTGCCAGCAAGGCCAAGGTTTGAGGCTCAGTCAGGGGACTCAAGAGGGAGGAATTCTGAGAATCTGAGAGTCTTGGATGATGGGAAGGCAAGGAAGATTTCTAGGCCAGAGAGGATTGTTAGGGAAATTGTTTCAGAGTCTATACCTGTCATGACATTGACAATTCAGGAGCTTACTGATGATGTCATAGCATCAACTAAGGAATACTTGAGGAATCTCATTGAGAAGCCTGAGAAGAAAGAGGAACTGGTAAGCCTGCAAAGCCGGCTCGAGAGAAGATCTGACCTTACCAAGGAGAGTCTTTCAAAGTGCCATAAGGTGCAATTAGAGGTTTTAGTGGCTGTCAAGATGGGGCTTGCTAGCTTCCTATCTAGTCAGATTCAGTTGTCTGAGATGGTAGAGGTTTTCTTGTTTAAGAGGTGTAGGAATGTAACCTGCAAGCATTTGCTTCCTGTTGATGATTGTGACTGCAAGATTTGCTCAGGGAACAAGGGCTTTTGCAGTTCTTGCATGTGTCCTGTCTGTTTGAACTTTGATTGTGCAAGCAACACTTGTAGTTGGATTGGATGTGATGTTTGTTCACATTGGTGCCATGCTACTTGTGGCATTCAGAGGAATCTTATCAAGCCTGGGCCTAGCTTGAAGGGGCCTTCAGGGACCTCGGAGATGCAGTTTCATTGTATTGGCTGTGGACATGCCTCAGAAATGTTTGGTTTCGTTAAGGACGTCTTCGTGTGTTGCGCAAAGGATTGGGGGCTTGAAACCTTGATGAAAGAGCTTGACTGTGTAAGGAAGATCTTCATGGGAAGTGAAGATCGCAAAGGGAAGGAATTGCATGTTAAAACTGATGACATGCTATTAAAGCTTCAAACTAGAATGATATCTCCTTCGGATGCCAGCAGTTACATCATGCAATATTTCAGCT ATGCGGACAGCATGCCAGACTTTCCTGCTTCTGGTATTTCTTCAAAGGATTTGTCAGCCTCTCAATCTAACCTTACAAAGGATACACCATCTCTTTCAAAACCTAATTCTCTATTACCAAAATATGGTTATGACATGGGCTATTCTAGGTCACATCCTGATGCCATGTCATGTGATCTACTTCAGAAAGACCTCAAAGCTTCCATCTTAAGTGAACTGAAAAATGAGGCTGATTTTCATTTGGGGGCCTTATTAAGGAAAGGTGGACTTGAAAGTTTGGAGAGCATTGTGAGGATAAAGGAGGCAGAAGCCAGAATGTTTCAAACCAAGGCAGATGAAGCAAGAAGAGAGGCAGAAGGGTTCCAGAGGATGATCAGGACGAAGACTGCGCAGATGGAAGAAGAGTACGCCGAAAAGCTTTCCAAACTCTGTTTGCATGAGACCGAGGAAACGCAGAGGAAGAAATTGGATGAACTGAAAGTCTTGGAAAATTCTTATTTTGATTACtataagatgaaaaagagaatgCAAGATGAGATTGATGGTTTGTTGCGGAGAATGGAGGCAACAAAGCAGCAATgggtttaa
- the LOC100791188 gene encoding protein OBERON 3 isoform X1 codes for MIGSKDRSADFEGENSRSKLSRHNFEANKEYPDEKGVEFLRDSSEVGGCGGSSGLQELTLSYLCDNPKFNLAEKEIPGKSLLEKMSHKGKEVVVCENSYQDGKWVERDFLSLSEPREDSSKRSLEEVVERESNREKKPKLEILNLSLALPDVSLSLTASNALQNGGDHQQQVRTNPCRPSSTTHTSYSNDYTAASLSYSYSHPFSHNPSCSLTHNSTDMFDYSVSKDDQIWNCGEGTNGSVHSRFKPIRDGLVGLSNHGGGGGISSFMQGNNNSQYKTTTSSDNHSFFPSELPARPRFEAQSGDSRGRNSENLRVLDDGKARKISRPERIVREIVSESIPVMTLTIQELTDDVIASTKEYLRNLIEKPEKKEELVSLQSRLERRSDLTKESLSKCHKVQLEVLVAVKMGLASFLSSQIQLSEMVEVFLFKRCRNVTCKHLLPVDDCDCKICSGNKGFCSSCMCPVCLNFDCASNTCSWIGCDVCSHWCHATCGIQRNLIKPGPSLKGPSGTSEMQFHCIGCGHASEMFGFVKDVFVCCAKDWGLETLMKELDCVRKIFMGSEDRKGKELHVKTDDMLLKLQTRMISPSDASSYIMQYFSYADSMPDFPASGISSKDLSASQSNLTKDTPSLSKPNSLLPKYGYDMGYSRSHPDAMSCDLLQKDLKASILSELKNEADFHLGALLRKGGLESLESIVRIKEAEARMFQTKADEARREAEGFQRMIRTKTAQMEEEYAEKLSKLCLHETEETQRKKLDELKVLENSYFDYYKMKKRMQDEIDGLLRRMEATKQQWV; via the exons ATGATTGGAAGTAAAGATCGTTCTGCTGACTTTGAAGGTGAGAACTCCAGGAGCAAGCTTTCAAGGCACAATTTTGAGGCCAACAAGGAGTACCCAGATGAAAAAGGTGTTGAATTTCTGAGGGATTCATCAGAAGTGGGTGGTTGTGGTGGCAGCTCAGGGTTGCAAGAGTTGACCCTCAGCTACCTTTGTGACAACCCAAAATTCAATCTTGCTGAGAAAGAGATTCCTGGTAAAAGCTTGTTGGAGAAAATGAGCCACAAAGGTAAAGAGGTTGTGGTATGTGAGAATTCATATCAAGATGGGAAATGGGTGGAAAGAGATTTCCTCAGCCTGAGTGAGCCAAGAGAAGATTCTTCAAAGAGATCCCTTGAGGAAGTTGTTGAGAGAGAGAGTAATAGGGAGAAGAAGCCAAAATTAGAGATTCTCAACCTCTCTCTTGCTTTGCCTGATGTGTCACTTTCCCTCACAGCCTCAAACGCCTTGCAAAACGGTGGTGATCATCAACAACAAGTTAGGACTAATCCTTGCAGGCCATCATCCACTACTCACACTTCATATTCCAATGACTACACTGCAGCTTCTTTGTCTTACTCTTATTCCCACCCTTTCTCTCACAACCCAAGTTGTTCACTCACCCACAATTCAACTGATATGTTTGATTACTCAGTGAGCAAAGATGACCAAATTTGGAACTGTGGAGAGGGAACTAATGGCTCAGTGCATAGTAGGTTCAAGCCAATTAGAGATGGCTTGGTTGGTTTATCCAaccatggtggtggtggtggtattAGTTCCTTTATGCAAGGTAATAATAATAGTCAGTATAAAACTACTACTAGTTCAGATAACCATTCTTTTTTCCCTTCAGAGTTGCCAGCAAGGCCAAGGTTTGAGGCTCAGTCAGGGGACTCAAGAGGGAGGAATTCTGAGAATCTGAGAGTCTTGGATGATGGGAAGGCAAGGAAGATTTCTAGGCCAGAGAGGATTGTTAGGGAAATTGTTTCAGAGTCTATACCTGTCATGACATTGACAATTCAGGAGCTTACTGATGATGTCATAGCATCAACTAAGGAATACTTGAGGAATCTCATTGAGAAGCCTGAGAAGAAAGAGGAACTGGTAAGCCTGCAAAGCCGGCTCGAGAGAAGATCTGACCTTACCAAGGAGAGTCTTTCAAAGTGCCATAAGGTGCAATTAGAGGTTTTAGTGGCTGTCAAGATGGGGCTTGCTAGCTTCCTATCTAGTCAGATTCAGTTGTCTGAGATGGTAGAGGTTTTCTTGTTTAAGAGGTGTAGGAATGTAACCTGCAAGCATTTGCTTCCTGTTGATGATTGTGACTGCAAGATTTGCTCAGGGAACAAGGGCTTTTGCAGTTCTTGCATGTGTCCTGTCTGTTTGAACTTTGATTGTGCAAGCAACACTTGTAGTTGGATTGGATGTGATGTTTGTTCACATTGGTGCCATGCTACTTGTGGCATTCAGAGGAATCTTATCAAGCCTGGGCCTAGCTTGAAGGGGCCTTCAGGGACCTCGGAGATGCAGTTTCATTGTATTGGCTGTGGACATGCCTCAGAAATGTTTGGTTTCGTTAAGGACGTCTTCGTGTGTTGCGCAAAGGATTGGGGGCTTGAAACCTTGATGAAAGAGCTTGACTGTGTAAGGAAGATCTTCATGGGAAGTGAAGATCGCAAAGGGAAGGAATTGCATGTTAAAACTGATGACATGCTATTAAAGCTTCAAACTAGAATGATATCTCCTTCGGATGCCAGCAGTTACATCATGCAATATTTCAGCT ATGCGGACAGCATGCCAGACTTTCCTGCTTCTGGTATTTCTTCAAAGGATTTGTCAGCCTCTCAATCTAACCTTACAAAGGATACACCATCTCTTTCAAAACCTAATTCTCTATTACCAAAATATGGTTATGACATGGGCTATTCTAGGTCACATCCTGATGCCATGTCATGTGATCTACTTCAGAAAGACCTCAAAGCTTCCATCTTAAGTGAACTGAAAAATGAGGCTGATTTTCATTTGGGGGCCTTATTAAGGAAAGGTGGACTTGAAAGTTTGGAGAGCATTGTGAGGATAAAGGAGGCAGAAGCCAGAATGTTTCAAACCAAGGCAGATGAAGCAAGAAGAGAGGCAGAAGGGTTCCAGAGGATGATCAGGACGAAGACTGCGCAGATGGAAGAAGAGTACGCCGAAAAGCTTTCCAAACTCTGTTTGCATGAGACCGAGGAAACGCAGAGGAAGAAATTGGATGAACTGAAAGTCTTGGAAAATTCTTATTTTGATTACtataagatgaaaaagagaatgCAAGATGAGATTGATGGTTTGTTGCGGAGAATGGAGGCAACAAAGCAGCAATgggtttaa
- the LOC100791723 gene encoding zinc finger protein 4-like isoform X1 codes for MMTPNLNLEIENHSEGSSQVASNVSLHEASHDLTKGSTTTSSCLTKDETDPGFITLDLTLNFNNSGDGELKVSSDASSEVGAEAPASASATPRVFSCNYCRRKFYSSQALGGHQNAHKRERTMAKRAMRMGMFTERFTSLASLPLHGSPFRSLGLEAHSAMHRRHVPSSVTALRAPDMRAAAKFERNQFGSLVFMEDDDVGFFWPGSFRQVDQQGAGDVNVGHAQSSNASLAPMVPPPPQASASPDLTLKL; via the coding sequence ATGATGACTCCAAACTTGAACTTGGAAATCGAAAATCATTCAGAAGGCAGCAGCCAAGTGGCTTCAAATGTATCCTTGCATGAAGCATCTCATGATCTTACAAAGGGCAGCACCACCACTTCCTCCTGTCTCACAAAGGATGAAACTGATCCAGGTTTCATTACCCTTGACTTGACACTCAACTTCAATAATTCCGGTGATGGCGAGTTGAAAGTCTCGAGTGATGCTAGCAGTGAAGTTGGAGCTGAAGCTCCTGCTTCAGCATCAGCAACTCCAAGGGTTTTCTCTTGTAACTACTGCAGGAGGAAGTTCTATAGCTCTCAGGCATTAGGGGGTCATCAAAATGCACACAAAAGGGAGAGGACGATGGCTAAGCGCGCAATGCGAATGGGGATGTTCACTGAGAGGTTTACAAGCTTGGCATCTCTACCTCTTCATGGTTCACCTTTCAGGTCTCTTGGCCTTGAAGCTCATTCTGCAATGCACCGAAGACACGTGCCATCCTCCGTGACAGCACTGAGGGCTCCTGATATGAGAGCTGCTGCAAAATTTGAGAGAAACCAATTTGGATCACTGGTTTTCATGGAAGATGATGATGTTGGATTCTTTTGGCCTGGCAGTTTCAGACAGGTAGACCAACAAGGAGCTGGTGATGTTAATGTAGGACATGCTCAAAGTTCAAATGCTAGTTTAGCTCCAATGGTGCCTCCTCCACCACAAGCTTCTGCATCTCCTGATCTCACATTGAAGCTTTAA